A genomic stretch from Falco naumanni isolate bFalNau1 chromosome 8, bFalNau1.pat, whole genome shotgun sequence includes:
- the DHRS9 gene encoding dehydrogenase/reductase SDR family member 9: protein MSPQNLSLSDSLHIAVLASILSFIIYWLIRDSHRLRNLSGKHVFITSCDTELGNSLAKWLDKRGFCVIAACATEKGCQELQSCSSLSLKTVNLNLADSNSISRAVVFVTKETAGNGLFGLVSNAEGTAPVAPTDWLRIEDFHSVLDVSLLGSIEVMLKLLPLLKKAEGRIVNLINAKGLMAFVGGGYSLSKWGMEAFSDTLRIEMQHFGVKVSIVEHGFFRGGVVNSDVIEKTLFRLWNGLTPEIRDSYGEKYFVEYTKAQRSSVKRLCDFDISKVIKCMEHALIAKYPRTRYGAGWDAKFFWLFLSYAPSCLSDLLLCMTFPAPAASGKSVHGVLINI, encoded by the exons ATGTCTCCCCAGAAT CTCTCACTTTCAGACTCACTGCATATAGCAGTTTTGGCTTCCATACTTTCTTTTATCATTTACTGGCTCATCAGAGACAGTCACAGATTGAGAAACCTGAGTGGAAAGCATGTCTTCATAACAAGCTGTGACACTGAACTTGGAAACTCACTGGCTAAATGGCTTGACAAAAGGGGATTTTGTGTCATTGCTGCATGTGCCACAGAAAAAGGATGCCAAGAGCTACAGTCCTGCTCCTCACTCTCATTGAAGACAGTGAACCTCAACTTAGCTGACTCCAACAGCATTTCCAGGGCTGTGGTGTTTGTGACCAAAGAGACAGCTGGCAATG GGCTTTTTGGATTGGTGAGCAATGCTGAAGGAACAGCACCTGTAGCACCCACTGACTGGCTGAGGATTGAAGACTTCCACTCAGTGCTGGATGTTAGTCTGCTGGGATCGATTGAAGTCATGCTCAAGCTTCTGCCACTTCTGAaaaaagctgagggaagaataGTCAATCTCATCAATGCCAAAGGCCTCATGGCTTTTGTAGGGGGTGGCTACAGTCTGTCCAAATGGGGCATGGAAGCTTTCTCTGACACCTTACG gaTAGAGATGCAGCATTTTGGAGTGAAAGTAAGCATTGTTGAGCATGGTTTCTTTAGAGGAGGAGTTGTTAATTCAGATGTCATTGAGAAAACCCTCTTCAGACTTTGGAATGGACTGACTCCCGAGATCAGGGACTCCTatggagaaaaatactttgttgaAT atACAAAAGCTCAAAGATCATCAGTGAAAAGACTGTGTGATTTTGATATTTCTAAGGTCATAAAATGCATGGAACATGCCCTGATAGCAAAGTACCCCAGGACACGATATGGAGCTGGATGGGATGCAAAGTTCTTTTGGCTGTTTCTCTCCTACGCCCCAAGCTGTTTATCTGACTTGCTGCTGTGTATGACatttccagctccagcagctaGTGGGAAATCAGTTCATGGAGTTCTAATTAACATTTAG